A single region of the Verrucomicrobiia bacterium genome encodes:
- a CDS encoding exosortase/archaeosortase family protein, with protein MTTTSKTSFNLNWLFLAAAAALLVWTFTPSFLWMVDRWKAPDSYFAHGFLIPLVTAYWIWEKRATLAATELKSSAWGLPFLIVAALMQIFAAIMRVYFLSCFSFVICLFGISLAAAGTKFTRQIAFPLFFLFLMVPLPLLVVSETTLRMKFFVTELATTCLNAIGFKAYRNGSYLVMPNSFLLVGDPCSGLRSFLAFLCLGFVFAYGGKTKWWGKAILIFAGLPLAIFSNLLRVFGLALIAEIYGQEAVHGKIHDASGFVVFVIAFALFMLIRRQLEAARA; from the coding sequence ATGACAACCACGAGCAAAACCTCTTTCAATCTGAACTGGCTTTTCCTGGCGGCCGCGGCAGCGCTGCTTGTCTGGACCTTTACGCCTTCGTTTCTTTGGATGGTGGACCGCTGGAAAGCGCCCGATTCCTATTTCGCGCACGGCTTTCTCATCCCGCTGGTCACCGCGTACTGGATTTGGGAAAAACGCGCCACGCTTGCGGCCACGGAACTGAAGTCCAGCGCCTGGGGTCTTCCGTTTCTCATTGTTGCCGCGCTCATGCAGATTTTCGCCGCGATCATGCGCGTTTATTTTCTGTCGTGCTTTTCGTTCGTGATCTGCCTGTTCGGCATTTCGCTTGCCGCCGCGGGCACGAAATTCACGCGGCAAATCGCGTTTCCTCTTTTCTTTCTTTTCCTCATGGTGCCGCTGCCGCTGCTCGTCGTTTCGGAAACGACGCTCAGGATGAAATTCTTCGTGACAGAACTCGCGACCACGTGCCTGAACGCGATCGGATTCAAGGCGTACCGCAACGGAAGTTATCTGGTCATGCCGAACTCTTTTCTTTTGGTAGGCGATCCGTGCAGCGGACTGCGTTCTTTCCTCGCGTTTCTTTGCCTCGGGTTTGTTTTTGCGTACGGCGGTAAAACGAAGTGGTGGGGGAAAGCGATCCTGATTTTCGCGGGACTGCCGCTGGCGATTTTCTCCAACTTATTGAGGGTTTTTGGGTTGGCGCTGATCGCAGAGATCTACGGCCAGGAAGCCGTGCACGGAAAAATTCACGACGCTTCAGGCTTTGTCGTGTTCGTCATCGCGTTCGCGCTGTTCATGCTGATCCGCCGTCAACTGGAGGCCGCGCGTGCTTAA
- a CDS encoding EpsI family protein: MLKNGKAFLLVLIYLGALSAFRLTPPAAFSISASMSPFFQTFPKEIGAWKGEDTPPDQRTLEILETRNVLSRNYQNAEGKKLHLLLVSSEKDRRVAHPPEVCYLGANFNIVDDVESKFSTPETGTIGIRQFRAVNERHPDDQQQVLYLYKIGNRFTTNYYAQQLQFALDRISRKETEVMLIRLAGADAQDLKAFLQDLLPYLTGARQPA, from the coding sequence GTGCTTAAAAACGGAAAAGCCTTTCTCCTGGTTTTGATTTATCTCGGAGCCTTATCCGCGTTCCGCCTCACGCCGCCCGCGGCATTCAGCATTTCAGCCTCGATGAGCCCGTTCTTCCAGACTTTTCCGAAAGAGATCGGCGCGTGGAAAGGCGAGGACACGCCGCCGGATCAGAGGACGCTCGAAATTCTCGAAACGCGCAACGTGCTGTCGCGGAATTATCAGAACGCGGAAGGCAAGAAGCTTCATCTTTTGCTCGTCAGTTCCGAAAAAGACCGCCGCGTCGCGCATCCTCCGGAAGTCTGCTACCTCGGAGCGAATTTCAACATCGTCGACGACGTGGAATCCAAATTTTCTACTCCTGAAACGGGGACGATCGGCATCCGGCAGTTCCGGGCCGTGAACGAGCGTCATCCCGACGACCAGCAGCAAGTTCTTTATCTTTATAAAATCGGGAATCGTTTCACCACGAATTATTACGCCCAGCAGCTCCAGTTTGCCCTGGACCGGATCTCCCGCAAGGAAACGGAAGTCATGCTTATCCGCCTCGCGGGGGCTGATGCCCAGGACCTCAAGGCCTTTCTCCAGGATCTCCTGCCCTATCTGACCGGGGCTCGCCAGCCCGCCTGA
- a CDS encoding sugar transferase — protein sequence MNVTFQEIKNNLMRDYMLRRYHKISKGEVPIEEKALEVLTRSYVELTTSWRIFVKRALDLTVSIVGLAVCSPIMLLIAIWIKLDSRGPIFYSQERVGQKGKTFRIYKFRSMRQDAEIKSGPVWAVENDPRVTKLGHFLRTTHLDEIPQFFNVLKGEMSLVGPRPERPHFVKELRAQIPHYDKRHFAKPGVTGLAQIRQRYDSSIEDVKKKVRYDVLYIKKMCPLLDIKVIALTALTVILRTGR from the coding sequence ATGAACGTCACTTTCCAGGAAATTAAAAACAACCTGATGCGCGACTATATGCTGCGCCGTTACCACAAAATCTCGAAAGGGGAGGTCCCCATCGAGGAAAAGGCCCTGGAAGTTCTGACCCGGTCGTACGTGGAGTTGACCACGTCCTGGCGCATTTTTGTCAAGAGAGCCCTGGATTTGACGGTTTCGATCGTCGGTCTTGCGGTGTGCTCGCCGATCATGCTGTTGATCGCGATCTGGATTAAGCTCGATTCCCGGGGCCCGATTTTTTACAGCCAGGAACGCGTCGGCCAGAAGGGCAAGACCTTCCGCATTTACAAGTTCCGCAGCATGCGTCAGGACGCGGAAATCAAAAGTGGTCCGGTCTGGGCCGTCGAAAACGACCCGCGCGTTACCAAGCTCGGCCACTTTCTCCGCACCACGCACCTGGATGAAATCCCTCAGTTTTTCAACGTCCTCAAAGGCGAGATGAGCCTTGTCGGCCCGCGCCCCGAACGCCCGCATTTCGTCAAGGAACTGCGCGCGCAGATCCCGCATTATGACAAGCGTCATTTTGCGAAGCCTGGCGTGACCGGCCTTGCGCAGATTCGCCAACGTTATGACAGCAGCATTGAGGACGTGAAGAAAAAAGTTCGATATGACGTGTTGTATATCAAAAAGATGTGCCCGCTTCTCGACATCAAAGTGATCGCCCTTACGGCGCTCACCGTGATCTTGAGGACTGGCAGATAA
- a CDS encoding PEP-CTERM sorting domain-containing protein, translated as MKKTAGLLAMIAGVLMMGMSSAYAVPVINGAIAPATEWNNTGYNYYLNVSDVNEALIPDQYDIKNVTLLQEIEGFGFGDSNAANDGIYLLVETYAAPSFVDETLGGPKVTVFLDADFNNDGIIDFSMEHTANANGTGQKVTVTFNVFGPTGDLVTNGGSFSTGSVIEYYIPHGPFNTPNAPFPISFVGYITYDNGGLSPDDNVTGGPLVFVPEPSTMLLFGGALLGMIGLRFKK; from the coding sequence ATGAAAAAGACTGCTGGATTACTAGCGATGATCGCCGGCGTGCTCATGATGGGCATGTCGAGCGCTTACGCGGTTCCGGTCATCAATGGCGCCATCGCGCCGGCTACCGAATGGAATAACACGGGATATAACTACTATCTCAATGTTAGCGACGTTAACGAAGCGTTGATTCCCGATCAGTACGACATTAAGAATGTCACGCTGCTTCAGGAAATCGAAGGCTTTGGATTCGGTGATAGCAATGCGGCCAACGATGGTATCTATTTGCTGGTCGAAACTTATGCAGCCCCGTCTTTTGTTGACGAAACTCTGGGGGGACCGAAAGTCACGGTTTTCCTGGATGCCGATTTCAACAATGACGGCATCATCGATTTCTCGATGGAACACACGGCGAATGCTAACGGTACTGGTCAAAAGGTCACCGTTACCTTCAACGTGTTTGGTCCTACGGGAGATCTAGTGACGAATGGGGGTTCGTTTTCGACCGGGAGCGTGATTGAATATTACATTCCTCACGGCCCGTTCAATACCCCGAATGCCCCGTTCCCGATTTCGTTCGTGGGTTATATCACGTACGATAACGGCGGATTGTCTCCGGATGATAACGTCACCGGCGGCCCGCTGGTGTTCGTTCCTGAACCTAGCACGATGCTGCTTTTTGGTGGTGCTCTGCTCGGAATGATCGGGCTGCGTTTTAAAAAGTAA
- a CDS encoding PEP-CTERM sorting domain-containing protein yields the protein MKSIKTFLVLSLCLTLPAWGVHAAVPEIQGVMANFTPANVAPENPSVDWHDFQMTVDPPVLVDSKLMEALFPSTQDLDLEHASIEDLTEDEMETSLQDQLILGETHGFWSRTKTWLVGGLLLTALITGLLVLFSSGSGSGSGSGSGSGGGDSNNSGGPGGAGGGGGVGGAGAGGAGGSGGTGGTGGTGGAGGGGGGGNGGGVGATDFNGNYPSNPEPSTMLLLGLGLMLFTFKRKAQA from the coding sequence ATGAAAAGCATAAAAACCTTTTTGGTTTTATCGTTGTGCTTGACCCTTCCCGCGTGGGGCGTTCATGCCGCGGTGCCCGAGATCCAGGGCGTTATGGCCAATTTCACTCCGGCCAATGTGGCTCCTGAAAATCCCAGCGTCGACTGGCACGATTTCCAGATGACCGTGGATCCGCCGGTTTTGGTGGATTCTAAGCTCATGGAAGCGCTTTTTCCGTCCACGCAGGACTTGGACCTTGAGCACGCGTCCATCGAAGATCTTACGGAAGACGAGATGGAAACGTCGCTTCAGGACCAGCTCATCCTTGGCGAGACCCATGGCTTCTGGTCTCGGACCAAGACGTGGCTTGTCGGTGGCTTGCTTCTGACGGCGCTCATCACGGGGCTTCTGGTCCTGTTTTCGTCCGGCTCCGGCAGCGGTTCCGGCAGTGGTTCCGGTTCCGGCGGCGGCGACAGCAATAACAGCGGCGGACCCGGCGGTGCTGGGGGCGGCGGTGGTGTTGGTGGAGCAGGTGCCGGGGGTGCTGGCGGTTCCGGCGGCACGGGCGGTACGGGGGGTACTGGCGGCGCCGGTGGCGGCGGTGGTGGTGGAAACGGCGGCGGTGTGGGTGCTACGGATTTCAACGGTAATTATCCGAGCAATCCCGAGCCTTCCACGATGTTGCTCCTCGGATTGGGACTGATGCTTTTTACCTTCAAGCGGAAAGCCCAGGCCTAA
- a CDS encoding tetratricopeptide repeat protein yields MRVRNALYFLALSVALSGCSRSYLAEKEFFKAKKTLESIKLSAPVEALEEPIAAFQHVVDRFPGTPKAMESLIAISNLRLKQKKYSEARDAMKTIVEDYSADKDRVAEARDRIGQIYQAEGNWDAAQKAYWEAAEYNPLHVRGLYAPIKILLHYKQAKDDKGFEQQFVRVLDHYQGLIKQLGPIDTAAPVKNYLAMAYMVKGDTQPAVDTWEALYREHHENGYAPMALLAAAELRWREDNLAEAERLWGLYFKDYPNHGLAGKTSVTIGMLYQGKKDFTKSRGWYNKALEQYFKGKSLERSEVELLMAKSYQDEGNWEQADTLYKQLEQDYPNTSPSLQVPLLRAEHFREAGDTEQSNKILGEAILVYQGLETENPDENVRKIATRFKTAAYAQLGAWQDMIKEIEGQMAQETQPEKKGRWLFLKALLTENRLKDHGAAIQLYENFLKDYPEHPLSSRAKAQLDALKQA; encoded by the coding sequence ATGCGCGTGAGAAATGCCCTTTATTTTCTGGCGTTGAGCGTGGCGCTCAGCGGGTGCAGCAGGAGTTATCTGGCCGAGAAAGAATTTTTCAAGGCCAAGAAAACCCTGGAGAGCATCAAGCTGTCCGCGCCCGTAGAAGCCCTGGAAGAGCCGATTGCCGCGTTTCAACACGTGGTTGATCGTTTTCCCGGCACGCCCAAAGCCATGGAGAGCCTGATTGCCATCTCCAACCTCCGGCTCAAGCAGAAGAAGTACTCGGAGGCGCGGGATGCCATGAAGACCATCGTGGAAGATTACAGCGCCGATAAGGACCGGGTCGCCGAAGCCCGCGACCGTATCGGGCAGATCTACCAGGCTGAAGGGAATTGGGACGCCGCGCAGAAAGCCTACTGGGAAGCCGCGGAGTACAATCCGCTGCACGTGCGCGGGCTATACGCGCCCATCAAGATCCTGCTTCATTACAAGCAGGCGAAAGATGACAAAGGTTTCGAACAGCAGTTTGTCCGCGTGCTCGATCATTACCAGGGCCTGATCAAGCAGCTCGGCCCCATCGATACAGCCGCTCCCGTCAAAAATTATTTGGCCATGGCATACATGGTGAAAGGCGACACGCAGCCTGCCGTGGACACCTGGGAAGCCCTTTACCGCGAGCATCACGAAAACGGCTATGCGCCTATGGCCCTTTTGGCTGCCGCGGAATTGCGCTGGCGTGAAGACAATCTCGCCGAAGCGGAACGTTTGTGGGGGCTGTACTTCAAGGATTACCCGAACCACGGGCTTGCCGGAAAAACCTCGGTGACGATCGGCATGCTCTACCAGGGCAAAAAAGATTTTACAAAAAGCCGCGGCTGGTACAACAAGGCCCTCGAGCAGTATTTCAAAGGCAAGTCGCTCGAGCGGAGCGAAGTTGAGCTGCTCATGGCTAAGTCCTATCAGGACGAGGGGAATTGGGAGCAGGCAGACACGCTCTACAAGCAGCTTGAGCAGGACTATCCGAACACTTCGCCGTCCCTCCAGGTCCCGCTTTTGCGCGCAGAGCACTTCCGTGAAGCCGGGGATACGGAACAATCGAACAAGATCCTGGGTGAAGCGATTCTGGTTTACCAGGGCCTTGAAACCGAGAATCCGGACGAAAACGTCCGTAAAATTGCGACCCGCTTTAAGACGGCTGCATATGCCCAACTCGGAGCCTGGCAGGACATGATCAAAGAAATCGAAGGTCAGATGGCGCAGGAGACTCAGCCGGAAAAAAAGGGGCGCTGGCTTTTCCTCAAGGCGCTGCTTACCGAGAATCGCCTTAAAGACCATGGCGCCGCGATTCAGCTTTACGAAAATTTCCTCAAAGATTATCCCGAACATCCGCTTTCTTCCCGCGCTAAGGCCCAGCTCGACGCCTTGAAGCAAGCCTAA
- a CDS encoding ATP-binding protein has product MKSSLSQNPSAGASSTGVLPLNPEPHFFASPDNFIEFALDSVLALVQAHAGSLMLWDEEKKALVLKSARGPYCDRVRDAHIRLREGVAGWVGDKGRSVLVKDIHDDSQFSHYRRAGNYETHSFMSIPLISSNKLVGVINITERANFDAFTEDDMVRARLFAQHIAIAYDNMRLASRFRVENQRLSEKVVILEQTLERQEPLVSIGKLASNLAHELNNPLDSIRRYVNLALEQVMEDSLARQYIMKSKEGIRRAIQVIRGLLQYSRHAAKMELRESELHQVLRKSLEGVSHDDNFEGVHVRLELAPEECVVPDCGLAVVFRNLFKNAYQAMKGRGTLKISTSIFDTTITVKIQDSGCGVPDAVKTRLFEPFFSTKQGEGTGIGLAISREIVEKCGGSIQFESMPEIGTTFIIHLPLLRRA; this is encoded by the coding sequence ATGAAATCAAGCTTGTCCCAAAACCCCAGTGCCGGCGCTTCTTCCACCGGCGTTCTCCCGCTCAATCCTGAGCCTCACTTCTTTGCAAGCCCGGACAACTTCATCGAATTCGCGCTGGATTCGGTCCTGGCCCTCGTTCAGGCGCATGCAGGATCGCTCATGCTATGGGACGAAGAAAAGAAGGCCTTGGTTCTGAAGTCCGCCCGCGGGCCTTATTGCGACAGGGTCCGTGACGCGCATATCCGGCTCCGCGAAGGCGTGGCGGGGTGGGTGGGTGACAAGGGCCGCAGCGTCCTGGTTAAAGACATTCACGACGACAGCCAATTCAGCCATTACCGCCGGGCCGGCAATTATGAAACGCATTCCTTCATGTCCATTCCGCTGATCTCTTCGAACAAGCTCGTCGGCGTTATCAACATCACGGAGCGGGCCAATTTTGATGCCTTTACTGAAGATGACATGGTGCGCGCGCGGCTTTTCGCACAGCACATCGCGATTGCTTACGACAACATGCGGCTTGCCAGCCGGTTCCGCGTGGAAAATCAGCGTTTGAGCGAAAAAGTCGTCATCCTCGAGCAGACCCTCGAACGACAGGAGCCGCTGGTCTCGATCGGAAAACTTGCATCGAATCTCGCCCATGAGCTCAACAATCCCTTGGACTCCATACGCCGTTACGTGAATCTGGCGCTCGAGCAGGTGATGGAAGATTCGCTGGCGCGGCAGTACATCATGAAATCCAAGGAAGGCATCCGCCGCGCCATCCAGGTCATCCGCGGGCTTCTTCAGTATTCCCGGCACGCCGCGAAAATGGAATTGCGCGAGTCCGAACTCCATCAGGTGCTGCGCAAAAGCCTCGAAGGCGTTTCCCACGACGATAATTTCGAAGGCGTCCACGTGCGGCTGGAGCTGGCGCCGGAAGAGTGCGTCGTGCCGGACTGCGGCCTCGCTGTTGTTTTTCGGAATCTTTTCAAGAACGCGTACCAGGCCATGAAAGGCCGCGGCACGCTGAAAATCTCGACTTCCATTTTTGATACCACGATTACCGTCAAGATCCAGGATTCGGGCTGCGGCGTTCCGGACGCGGTTAAAACGCGCCTGTTCGAGCCGTTCTTTTCCACCAAGCAGGGAGAAGGAACCGGTATCGGCCTGGCCATTTCCCGCGAGATCGTCGAAAAGTGCGGCGGCAGCATCCAATTCGAAAGCATGCCCGAAATCGGCACGACGTTTATCATTCACTTACCCCTCTTAAGGAGAGCCTAA
- a CDS encoding sigma-54 dependent transcriptional regulator, whose protein sequence is MLKNILIIEDDALVRESLAEVLRREGYNVEEAGDGPEALKKIAQKKFALAMLDLRLPSTNGINVLQAARQEDPELEVIMMTSFGTVETAVEAMKLGAVDYLTKPINDDELKLVVSRVMDGLLLKEENTSLKQELEEKRSHFHNLIGEDPKMQKIYQIIRAISNTDTTVLLRGESGTGKGMTAMAIHYSDPARKDKPFVEVSCGAIPRELLESEIFGHIKGAFTSAIRDRIGRFEMANGGTIFLDEIDALPPYLQVKLLRVLQQKVFERVGDTKTIQVDVRIIAATNRDLTEEIKKGNFREDLYYRLNVITIDIPPLRERRGDIAALVKHFIQFYSEKTKRNVRTISSAAMKLILDYPWPGNIRELENVFERAVVLSSGEILDVDVLPDCLTSKSESFTLTNQEVLSLKEVLKEPEKQIIKKALEQSGWNRKKAASLLNINRTTLYNKMKEYQLL, encoded by the coding sequence ATGCTTAAAAACATCCTGATCATCGAAGACGACGCCCTTGTGCGGGAATCGCTTGCCGAGGTGCTGCGCCGCGAAGGTTACAACGTCGAGGAGGCGGGCGACGGACCCGAGGCTCTGAAGAAAATCGCGCAGAAGAAATTTGCCCTGGCCATGCTGGATCTCCGGCTGCCGTCCACCAACGGCATCAATGTGCTCCAGGCGGCCAGACAAGAAGACCCCGAGCTCGAAGTCATCATGATGACCAGTTTTGGAACCGTCGAAACGGCTGTTGAAGCCATGAAGCTGGGCGCCGTCGATTATCTGACCAAGCCGATCAACGACGACGAATTGAAGCTGGTCGTGTCCCGCGTCATGGACGGTCTGCTCCTCAAGGAAGAAAACACGAGCCTGAAACAGGAGCTCGAAGAAAAGCGTTCTCATTTTCACAACCTGATCGGCGAAGATCCAAAAATGCAGAAGATTTACCAGATTATCCGCGCCATCAGCAATACGGATACGACGGTGCTTCTGCGCGGGGAGAGCGGAACGGGTAAAGGCATGACCGCCATGGCCATCCATTACAGCGATCCCGCGCGTAAGGACAAGCCGTTCGTGGAAGTCAGCTGCGGCGCGATCCCTCGCGAGCTGCTGGAAAGCGAGATCTTCGGGCACATCAAGGGCGCGTTCACCAGCGCCATCCGCGACCGCATCGGCCGTTTCGAAATGGCCAACGGCGGGACGATTTTCCTCGACGAAATCGACGCCTTGCCGCCTTACCTCCAGGTCAAGCTGCTCCGCGTCCTTCAGCAGAAAGTCTTCGAGCGCGTCGGCGACACGAAAACCATCCAGGTCGACGTCCGCATCATCGCGGCCACCAACCGCGATCTCACGGAAGAAATCAAGAAAGGTAATTTTCGTGAAGACCTTTATTACCGCCTGAACGTCATTACGATCGACATTCCGCCCCTGCGTGAACGCCGCGGCGACATTGCGGCGCTGGTGAAGCATTTCATCCAGTTTTATTCGGAAAAGACCAAGCGCAATGTCAGGACCATCAGCAGCGCGGCCATGAAGCTGATCCTCGACTACCCGTGGCCGGGCAACATCCGCGAGCTGGAAAACGTTTTCGAACGCGCGGTCGTCCTGTCCTCCGGGGAAATTTTGGACGTGGACGTGCTTCCGGACTGCCTGACGAGCAAGAGCGAGTCTTTCACGCTGACGAATCAAGAAGTGCTTTCACTCAAAGAAGTTCTCAAAGAGCCCGAAAAGCAGATTATCAAGAAGGCCCTCGAGCAGAGCGGATGGAACCGCAAAAAGGCGGCCAGCCTTTTAAACATCAATCGCACCACGCTCTACAACAAGATGAAGGAATACCAACTCCTTTAG
- a CDS encoding phosphoglycerate kinase has product MDKIKSIQEMDIKNKRVLIRVDYNVPMDEQGKITDDIRVSKSLDTIHYCTKQNARVILMSHLGRPKGAPDAKFSLKPVAQHLSGLLGKQVLMLPDCVGPEVESKVAAMKPGDVAMLENLRFHKEEEKNDPEFSRKLAALGDVYVDDAFGAAHRAHASVVGVTEFLPSAAGFLLAKEVEYLGKAISNPDRPFVTILGGAKVSDKVKLISNLIDKADTLLIGGAMAYTFYKLMGIKIGNSKFEPDGVPFAEEALKKAKQKNFPMHFPSDRVIAPGIDRASEAKVTESDIPDGWSGFDIGPKTVESYKQILSKAKTIVWNGPVGLFEVKPFDKGTLELAKFIAGLKATKIIGGGDTAAAVRQFGLDDKMSHVSTGGGASLEFLEGTVLPGIAVLQEKKLAGKR; this is encoded by the coding sequence ATGGATAAAATCAAGAGCATTCAAGAGATGGACATTAAGAACAAGCGCGTCCTCATACGCGTCGACTACAACGTCCCCATGGACGAGCAGGGCAAGATCACCGACGACATTCGCGTCTCCAAATCCCTGGATACGATCCATTATTGCACCAAGCAGAATGCCAGGGTCATCCTTATGTCGCATCTGGGCCGGCCCAAAGGCGCTCCGGATGCCAAGTTCAGCCTGAAGCCGGTGGCGCAGCACCTTTCCGGCCTCCTGGGCAAACAAGTCCTCATGCTTCCCGATTGCGTCGGCCCTGAAGTCGAAAGTAAAGTGGCCGCCATGAAGCCGGGCGACGTGGCGATGCTCGAAAACCTGCGCTTCCATAAAGAAGAAGAGAAAAACGATCCTGAATTTTCGCGCAAGCTGGCCGCGCTCGGCGACGTGTACGTGGACGATGCGTTCGGCGCCGCGCACCGGGCCCATGCCTCGGTCGTGGGTGTGACGGAGTTCCTGCCGTCGGCCGCCGGATTCCTGCTGGCGAAGGAAGTGGAATACCTGGGCAAGGCGATCTCCAATCCCGACCGTCCGTTCGTCACGATCCTGGGCGGAGCGAAGGTCTCGGACAAAGTGAAACTCATCTCCAACCTCATCGACAAGGCCGACACGCTGCTGATCGGCGGCGCCATGGCGTACACGTTTTACAAGCTCATGGGCATCAAAATCGGCAATTCGAAGTTCGAGCCGGACGGCGTGCCGTTCGCCGAAGAAGCGCTGAAGAAGGCCAAGCAGAAAAATTTTCCCATGCACTTTCCGAGCGATCGCGTGATTGCTCCTGGCATCGACCGGGCTTCCGAAGCCAAGGTCACCGAGTCTGACATTCCCGACGGCTGGTCGGGTTTTGACATCGGCCCCAAAACGGTCGAGAGCTACAAGCAGATTCTTTCCAAGGCCAAGACCATCGTGTGGAACGGTCCCGTGGGCCTGTTCGAAGTAAAGCCTTTTGACAAGGGCACGCTTGAGCTTGCCAAATTTATCGCGGGCCTGAAAGCCACGAAGATCATCGGCGGCGGAGATACGGCCGCGGCTGTGCGCCAATTCGGCCTGGACGACAAAATGTCCCACGTGTCCACCGGCGGCGGGGCTTCCCTGGAATTTCTCGAAGGCACCGTGCTTCCCGGCATTGCCGTCCTTCAGGAAAAGAAACTGGCCGGAAAACGCTAA